A single Anatilimnocola floriformis DNA region contains:
- a CDS encoding SMI1/KNR4 family protein: protein MQLPATTTGSFACVAFDEKSQTLIAGGGASMPHPKRPIDEKFRELAAWSLPDGKLLWSVHEKGNDLIGTVVVRPGGNEVAAHAMRDVLVFSSSGQFLRQSKTDFLSGELVYSPDGKFFVSPSGKTLKLYDADTGNVAIEIELTTHDYTSAEAAAFLPDGKHIVVGLRVINDKGQTSGKLQLVDWTKREVVKSTNIDHQPRTVSVEPRGTWACFGTELKSRSCLLFWDLQKLELVGEQRISRGVSGLAISPTGAQYAITSNDHVIRIFDYATRKTVQTIEHATEDTCGGSLAWSADGNYLAFAARGKPPAGGLVLYRQHNGAWELMASDEEKAAIATAAVAPRPPVRVYTRTSALDVLEHGQLTANQFPTKCEHCSFPDLDAVPQPYVLVRGHEAAGDFTGAAFGNLLVSARARQMFEAAVPGEVKFYPTVDAKTKEPTHWQLAVPQTVVSAYTVTSSSARCPKCGELKEVSKLTPLAEIATTADVFKSQEWRNNGVIKSDDRLAKKYYKAQGGKIPSHQWIRLFLAREYWFSMRLLFLARELKFKGISYNDFLGNQKPTPADIAWIAEKLQLMRAAPAAEQTPKKPANATQWFQDYLASKASKKPLATADGIAAWEKKNSIQLPQSYADFVTTAGRHSFGDVFGREGYSVRVVGPKSLDAREYRRDPPEEGEEAQPDGLLFAVAINGDAFCFDLRGAEQDYPVFHFDHETESFEPFADNFAAAIQRMTEKG from the coding sequence GTGCAACTCCCTGCAACGACGACGGGCAGCTTCGCTTGTGTTGCCTTTGACGAAAAGTCGCAAACGCTGATTGCTGGCGGCGGAGCGAGCATGCCACATCCGAAAAGGCCGATCGACGAAAAGTTTCGCGAGTTGGCGGCCTGGAGTCTGCCCGACGGCAAACTGCTGTGGAGTGTGCATGAGAAAGGCAATGATCTGATCGGCACGGTTGTCGTTCGACCCGGCGGCAACGAAGTGGCCGCCCATGCGATGCGCGACGTGCTGGTGTTTTCGTCGAGTGGTCAGTTCCTGCGGCAATCCAAAACCGACTTCCTTAGCGGAGAACTCGTTTATTCTCCCGACGGCAAGTTCTTTGTTTCGCCGAGCGGAAAAACGCTCAAGCTCTACGACGCTGACACTGGGAACGTAGCCATCGAGATCGAGCTGACGACGCACGACTACACGAGCGCCGAAGCGGCCGCTTTTTTGCCGGACGGCAAACACATCGTCGTGGGGCTGAGGGTGATCAATGACAAAGGTCAGACCTCAGGCAAGTTGCAACTTGTTGATTGGACTAAACGAGAAGTAGTGAAGTCGACAAACATCGACCACCAGCCGCGGACGGTGAGCGTTGAGCCGCGCGGAACATGGGCCTGCTTTGGCACCGAGCTTAAAAGCCGTTCGTGCCTGTTGTTTTGGGATTTGCAGAAATTGGAACTCGTCGGCGAGCAGAGGATTTCGCGCGGCGTGTCTGGTCTGGCGATTTCGCCGACGGGAGCTCAATACGCCATCACCAGCAACGACCATGTGATTCGCATTTTTGATTACGCGACGCGGAAGACAGTGCAGACAATCGAGCATGCGACCGAAGACACCTGCGGCGGCAGCTTGGCCTGGTCGGCCGATGGCAACTACCTGGCCTTTGCCGCGCGCGGCAAGCCACCGGCCGGCGGTCTGGTCTTGTATCGACAACACAACGGCGCGTGGGAATTGATGGCGAGCGATGAGGAGAAAGCAGCCATCGCGACAGCGGCAGTTGCGCCGCGTCCACCTGTGCGGGTTTACACCCGCACCTCCGCACTCGATGTCCTCGAGCACGGCCAATTGACGGCGAATCAGTTTCCCACGAAGTGCGAGCACTGCTCCTTCCCTGACCTCGATGCCGTTCCTCAGCCTTATGTGCTCGTGCGTGGACACGAAGCGGCCGGCGACTTTACGGGAGCCGCTTTTGGCAACCTGCTCGTCAGTGCGCGAGCCAGGCAAATGTTCGAAGCCGCGGTTCCGGGCGAGGTCAAGTTTTATCCAACCGTCGACGCGAAAACGAAGGAGCCCACCCATTGGCAATTGGCCGTGCCGCAAACGGTCGTTTCGGCGTACACCGTTACGTCGAGCTCCGCGCGCTGTCCCAAGTGTGGTGAACTGAAAGAGGTGAGCAAGCTGACTCCGCTCGCCGAAATCGCGACGACGGCAGATGTCTTCAAGTCGCAAGAGTGGCGAAATAACGGCGTGATCAAAAGCGACGACCGCTTGGCCAAGAAGTATTACAAAGCGCAAGGCGGCAAGATTCCGTCGCATCAATGGATTCGCTTGTTTCTGGCTCGTGAGTATTGGTTCTCGATGCGACTGTTGTTTCTCGCGCGCGAGTTGAAATTCAAAGGCATCTCGTACAACGACTTTCTGGGAAATCAGAAACCAACTCCAGCCGATATAGCCTGGATTGCCGAGAAACTGCAACTGATGCGCGCGGCGCCGGCCGCTGAACAGACTCCGAAGAAGCCAGCCAATGCCACGCAGTGGTTCCAGGACTATCTCGCATCCAAGGCCTCGAAAAAGCCACTCGCAACTGCGGACGGAATTGCTGCTTGGGAAAAGAAAAACAGCATCCAGCTGCCGCAATCGTACGCCGACTTCGTCACCACTGCCGGCCGACATTCTTTCGGCGATGTATTTGGCCGAGAGGGCTACAGCGTGCGTGTAGTCGGCCCCAAGAGCCTCGACGCGCGCGAGTATCGGCGTGATCCGCCTGAAGAGGGCGAAGAAGCGCAGCCCGACGGGCTGCTGTTCGCCGTGGCGATTAACGGCGATGCGTTCTGTTTTGATCTGCGCGGCGCGGAGCAAGACTACCCCGTGTTCCACTTCGATCACGAGACGGAATCGTTCGAGCCGTTTGCTGATAACTTTGCGGCAGCCATCCAGCGTATGACGGAGAAGGGATAG
- a CDS encoding HEAT repeat domain-containing protein → MRIQHFLYSALFLFCASALFAADPVKVSAEKEKEALAVLQSDAPAADKALACKKLTIDGSAAAVPELAKLLTNPQLHSWARIALEAIPGDEASAALRTAAGSLEGKLLIGVVNSLGNRRDAKAVEQLAKHLAAKDADVASAAAVALGLIGNDVATKTLRDALADSPKPVNSAIAEGLILCAEQRLNDKTAEAIEIYDQVRRAEVPKTRFLEATRGAILARKDEGIPLLLEQLRSPEKPLFQLALTTAREISGGAVDKALAEEVGKLNAERGALVITAMADRPKTVVVAAIVKAAAEGPKEVRIAAITALSRVGDDSSVTALLETALDKDTELADAAKATLADLQGEKVNSQIAAALPGATGKKLSLLLALVGQRRISATPALLKALDSNDVAVRTAALAALGETVDEKGLNVLITQVTAPKRAEDVVPAEKALLAASIRMPDREACATELVTAMDSAKSLETKIKLLEVVGAVGGKKALAAVGAAGKSTTPELQDASTKLLGEWTTDDAAPVLLDLAKIPGHKYHGRAIKGYIRIARQFILPDDVRNDMAQKAMDTAKASADKKLVLVVLQRYPNNTTFQMALNALKVPEIKDDALATVLSVAQSLQAKGVDVKDQLSKAGIEKTKVEIVKAEYGSDSGKKDVTAILQKRATDLPLITLPETTYNKSFGGDPAPGSDKKLKVQYKLNGKPGEATFVEGALILLPATK, encoded by the coding sequence ATGCGAATTCAACATTTCCTTTACTCTGCACTGTTTTTGTTCTGCGCATCCGCGCTGTTCGCTGCCGATCCGGTCAAGGTCTCGGCCGAAAAAGAAAAAGAAGCCCTCGCCGTTTTGCAATCCGACGCGCCGGCTGCTGACAAGGCGCTCGCTTGCAAAAAGCTGACCATCGACGGCTCGGCCGCTGCCGTGCCCGAACTGGCCAAGCTCCTGACCAATCCGCAACTTCACTCGTGGGCTCGTATCGCTCTCGAAGCCATTCCCGGCGACGAGGCTAGCGCCGCGCTCCGCACGGCTGCCGGCTCGCTCGAAGGCAAACTCCTGATCGGTGTCGTCAATTCGCTCGGCAATCGCCGCGATGCCAAAGCCGTTGAACAACTAGCCAAGCACCTCGCCGCCAAAGACGCCGATGTCGCTTCGGCCGCCGCCGTCGCCCTCGGCCTGATCGGCAACGACGTTGCCACGAAGACCCTGCGCGACGCTCTCGCCGACAGCCCGAAGCCGGTGAACTCGGCCATCGCCGAAGGTTTGATCCTGTGCGCCGAACAACGCCTGAATGACAAGACGGCCGAAGCGATCGAAATCTACGATCAAGTTCGCCGCGCCGAAGTGCCGAAGACGCGCTTCCTCGAAGCGACTCGCGGCGCCATCCTCGCCCGTAAGGACGAAGGGATTCCGCTGCTCCTCGAGCAACTCCGTTCGCCCGAAAAGCCGCTGTTCCAACTCGCCTTGACCACCGCCCGCGAGATCTCGGGTGGCGCAGTCGATAAGGCGCTCGCCGAAGAAGTTGGCAAGTTGAACGCCGAGCGCGGCGCGCTCGTCATCACCGCCATGGCCGATCGGCCGAAGACGGTCGTAGTTGCCGCCATCGTTAAAGCGGCAGCCGAAGGTCCCAAGGAAGTCCGCATCGCCGCCATCACCGCGCTGAGCCGCGTCGGCGACGATTCGTCGGTAACTGCGTTGCTCGAAACCGCGCTCGATAAAGACACGGAACTCGCCGACGCCGCCAAAGCGACGCTGGCCGATCTGCAAGGAGAAAAAGTCAACTCGCAAATCGCCGCCGCTCTTCCTGGCGCGACCGGCAAGAAGCTGTCGCTGCTCCTCGCCCTCGTCGGTCAACGCCGAATCAGCGCCACGCCCGCCTTGCTCAAGGCTCTCGATAGCAACGACGTAGCCGTGCGCACGGCTGCCCTCGCCGCGCTCGGCGAGACCGTCGATGAGAAGGGCTTGAACGTTCTCATCACGCAAGTCACGGCTCCCAAGCGGGCCGAAGATGTGGTCCCCGCCGAAAAGGCTCTCCTCGCTGCGAGCATTCGCATGCCCGATCGTGAAGCTTGCGCCACGGAACTGGTGACTGCCATGGACAGCGCCAAGTCGCTCGAGACCAAGATCAAGCTGCTCGAAGTCGTCGGCGCGGTCGGCGGCAAGAAGGCCCTCGCCGCTGTCGGTGCTGCCGGCAAGAGCACGACCCCAGAACTGCAAGACGCCAGCACCAAGCTCCTTGGTGAATGGACGACCGACGACGCCGCGCCGGTGCTGCTCGATCTGGCCAAGATTCCTGGCCATAAGTATCACGGCCGCGCGATCAAGGGTTATATCCGCATCGCTCGCCAGTTCATCCTGCCCGATGATGTGCGAAACGACATGGCCCAGAAGGCGATGGACACGGCGAAAGCTTCAGCCGATAAGAAGCTCGTCCTTGTCGTGCTGCAACGTTATCCCAACAACACGACGTTCCAAATGGCGCTCAACGCGCTGAAGGTTCCGGAGATCAAGGACGACGCTCTCGCCACGGTCCTCTCGGTCGCCCAAAGCTTGCAAGCCAAGGGCGTCGACGTGAAGGATCAGCTGTCGAAGGCCGGCATCGAAAAGACGAAGGTCGAAATCGTGAAGGCCGAATACGGCAGCGATTCCGGCAAGAAGGACGTGACCGCCATCCTGCAAAAGCGGGCCACCGACCTGCCGCTGATCACCTTGCCCGAAACGACCTACAACAAGAGCTTCGGCGGCGATCCCGCCCCCGGCAGCGATAAGAAACTCAAGGTGCAATACAAACTGAACGGCAAACCCGGCGAAGCCACCTTCGTCGAAGGCGCCCTCATTCTGTTGCCCGCGACCAAGTAG
- a CDS encoding Gfo/Idh/MocA family protein, with product MSQKVPLSRRGFVKTAIAAGVASMTPTIIPSSALGRDGATPPSERVVVGGIGIGNRGNYDLGCFLEQKDVQFTAVCDIKESRRQEVKKKVDGKYGNASCDMYRDFREVLDRTDIDAVLIATGPNWHGLMAMHAAKAGKDIYCEKPCTKNIVESLILRDTMARTGRVFQAGTQRRNLPHFAFACELARTGKLGKVQKVYAHPAGMKAIMSAWLPEQPVPEKEVVDWDIYLGPAAYRPYNQALLNGFNFEKGGGLVGAFGGGGVLEWGSHCVDLCQWAVNDCPPPVEYNPPKNGELVCKYENGCELIFRETGWIPLGSCPVRFEGETGWVEAGDSGKMVLSSPTLLAGRNVEEIGGYPATFHVRDFLDCVKTRGKPKGNAEAACNAHIACHAANVALALGRQVKYDLKTTMFVDDEPANRMRSEALREPWRL from the coding sequence ATGTCTCAGAAAGTTCCTCTCTCACGCCGTGGCTTTGTAAAGACCGCGATCGCGGCCGGCGTGGCTTCGATGACACCCACCATCATTCCGAGCTCCGCGCTGGGTCGCGACGGCGCGACTCCTCCGAGCGAGCGCGTCGTGGTCGGCGGCATCGGCATCGGCAATCGCGGCAACTACGACCTCGGTTGCTTTCTCGAGCAGAAGGATGTGCAGTTCACTGCGGTGTGCGATATCAAGGAATCGCGTCGCCAGGAAGTGAAGAAAAAAGTCGATGGGAAGTACGGCAACGCCAGCTGCGACATGTATCGCGACTTCCGCGAAGTGCTCGACCGCACCGATATCGACGCCGTGCTGATCGCCACCGGCCCCAATTGGCACGGTTTGATGGCCATGCACGCCGCCAAAGCCGGCAAGGATATCTACTGCGAAAAGCCGTGCACCAAGAACATCGTCGAGAGCCTGATTCTGCGCGACACGATGGCTCGCACCGGCCGCGTCTTTCAAGCGGGCACGCAACGCCGCAACCTGCCGCACTTTGCGTTCGCGTGTGAACTGGCTCGCACTGGCAAGCTCGGCAAGGTTCAAAAAGTCTACGCTCACCCGGCCGGCATGAAGGCCATCATGAGCGCCTGGCTGCCAGAACAACCGGTGCCGGAAAAAGAAGTGGTCGATTGGGACATCTACCTCGGACCAGCCGCCTATCGTCCTTACAACCAGGCGCTCCTCAACGGTTTCAACTTTGAAAAAGGTGGCGGCCTGGTCGGCGCGTTCGGCGGCGGCGGCGTGCTCGAATGGGGTTCGCACTGCGTCGATCTGTGCCAATGGGCCGTCAACGATTGTCCGCCGCCGGTGGAATACAATCCGCCGAAGAATGGTGAGCTCGTATGCAAGTATGAGAACGGTTGCGAACTGATCTTCCGCGAGACCGGCTGGATTCCGCTCGGCTCGTGCCCGGTCCGTTTCGAAGGCGAAACCGGTTGGGTCGAGGCCGGCGACAGCGGCAAGATGGTCCTCAGCTCGCCGACGCTCCTCGCTGGTCGCAATGTCGAAGAGATCGGCGGTTATCCCGCCACCTTCCACGTCCGCGACTTCCTCGATTGCGTGAAGACCCGCGGCAAGCCGAAGGGGAACGCCGAAGCGGCCTGCAATGCACACATCGCTTGCCACGCCGCGAACGTCGCCCTCGCGCTCGGTCGCCAGGTGAAATACGACCTGAAGACCACCATGTTCGTTGACGACGAACCAGCCAACCGGATGCGCTCCGAAGCCCTCCGCGAACCGTGGCGTCTCTAA
- a CDS encoding class I SAM-dependent methyltransferase codes for MITVSIPGTGSKSASSTAPAHVTKWDTQVSMLRCVECHAPLQYKSAEALGCTSCSHTYAIKNQVLHVTEKFEGNNAIAADYYNGSLWPKFRFWEWIAHMPRGGERKARNEVLRHLPSLSGTKLLDVAMGDGRNMPQIPLDCQVWGVDISRVLLEKTKRDFPQHDTTLVVGEAEQLPFPDATFDNMFSLGALNHVNDPGRALKEMARVVKPGGMVVVADEIPDLPNRQIAHKLGLRKLQRWILAKMFFLGPMSDVILENTDLKIEPLVADALVDWKIHSIWGNLGYVIAGKPKK; via the coding sequence ATGATTACCGTTTCTATTCCCGGGACCGGATCGAAGTCAGCAAGTTCAACCGCGCCGGCCCACGTTACGAAGTGGGACACGCAAGTGTCGATGCTGCGGTGCGTCGAATGCCACGCTCCCCTGCAATACAAGTCGGCTGAGGCGCTCGGCTGCACCTCTTGCTCGCACACCTACGCCATCAAAAATCAGGTGCTGCACGTCACCGAAAAGTTTGAAGGCAACAACGCCATCGCCGCCGATTACTACAACGGCTCGCTCTGGCCGAAGTTCCGCTTTTGGGAATGGATTGCTCACATGCCCCGCGGCGGCGAGCGCAAAGCCCGCAATGAAGTGTTGCGACACCTGCCCAGCCTCTCGGGCACCAAGCTGCTCGACGTCGCCATGGGCGACGGCCGCAACATGCCGCAGATTCCGCTCGACTGCCAGGTGTGGGGCGTCGATATCTCGCGCGTGCTGCTCGAAAAAACCAAGCGCGACTTCCCTCAGCACGACACCACGCTCGTCGTGGGCGAAGCCGAACAACTGCCGTTTCCGGATGCGACCTTCGACAACATGTTCAGCCTCGGCGCGCTCAACCACGTCAACGACCCGGGCCGTGCTCTCAAGGAAATGGCCCGGGTCGTGAAGCCCGGCGGCATGGTCGTCGTCGCCGACGAAATTCCCGATCTGCCCAACCGCCAGATCGCGCACAAACTGGGCCTGCGAAAATTGCAGCGCTGGATCCTGGCCAAGATGTTTTTCCTCGGCCCGATGTCGGACGTGATTCTGGAAAACACCGATCTCAAAATCGAGCCGCTCGTCGCCGACGCCCTCGTCGACTGGAAGATCCATTCGATCTGGGGCAACCTCGGCTACGTGATCGCCGGCAAGCCGAAGAAATAA
- a CDS encoding endonuclease/exonuclease/phosphatase family protein, producing MAETMNSAATFSSRRALVLLIATPMLFVLLLTFGCFFARQWWRAEQFCHFRLQYGWLLVLAAVALWLTRTRSLAVVAIIGAVINFAFVAPIYWPAPIVKSTQPTWRIVSFNVWAGNQRYADVLAMLREKKADVVLLYEVSHGWGEQLPQLRDAYPHQLVLPQRNSRGIALLSRVPWESIEQIDYGTANAPSIIARFGAQPRPCTIIATHPLPPVNRRAAELRNEQLQRIAQDCQRIQGPLIVAGDLNITSYSPFFHDLLRRGNLRDSRQGIGVQASWSPRIPLLFSVPIDHCLVSPEIEVVRRSVGPKLGSDHRPVTVDLR from the coding sequence ATGGCCGAAACCATGAACTCTGCCGCGACTTTCTCTTCTCGCCGCGCATTGGTTCTGCTCATCGCCACGCCGATGCTGTTCGTACTGCTCCTCACCTTCGGCTGTTTTTTCGCACGGCAGTGGTGGCGGGCCGAGCAGTTCTGCCATTTTCGGTTGCAGTACGGTTGGCTGCTGGTGCTCGCGGCCGTTGCTCTCTGGCTGACTCGCACGAGAAGCCTTGCCGTTGTCGCCATCATCGGCGCAGTGATCAACTTCGCCTTCGTCGCGCCGATCTACTGGCCGGCGCCGATTGTGAAATCGACGCAACCGACCTGGCGGATCGTTTCCTTCAACGTCTGGGCCGGCAACCAGCGATATGCCGATGTCCTCGCCATGCTGCGGGAAAAGAAAGCCGATGTCGTACTGCTCTATGAAGTCAGCCACGGCTGGGGCGAGCAGTTGCCGCAGTTGCGCGACGCCTACCCACATCAGCTGGTGCTGCCGCAGCGCAACAGTCGCGGCATTGCGTTACTCAGTCGCGTCCCCTGGGAATCGATCGAGCAAATCGACTACGGCACCGCTAATGCCCCCTCGATCATCGCCCGCTTTGGCGCGCAGCCGCGGCCCTGCACGATCATCGCGACCCATCCGCTGCCGCCGGTCAACCGGCGGGCGGCAGAGTTACGCAATGAGCAATTGCAGCGGATCGCTCAGGACTGCCAGCGCATCCAAGGCCCGCTCATCGTCGCCGGCGATCTGAATATCACCAGCTATTCCCCGTTTTTCCACGATCTGCTGCGACGCGGCAATCTGCGCGACAGCCGGCAGGGCATCGGCGTGCAGGCCAGCTGGTCGCCGCGAATCCCGCTTCTTTTCAGCGTTCCGATCGACCACTGCCTCGTCTCGCCCGAGATCGAAGTGGTCCGGCGGAGCGTGGGACCCAAGCTCGGGTCGGATCATCGGCCCGTTACGGTCGACTTGCGCTGA
- a CDS encoding HAD family hydrolase: protein MPSAISAVTFDLDGLMFNTEMLYERVMRQLLEKRCKPFQQELLDKMMGRPGIIALGILREWHGLEETVEDIYADSDSIFLDLLDRELAPMPGLVELLDALEANHIPKAIATSSRAPVVYRMLDHFGWRPRFKFILTSADVLHGKPNPEIYLKAAAQHGIEPAAMLVLEDSHNGCRAAIDSGAHAVAVPGDHSRRHDFTGAQLIADTLADRRIYQLLGIH from the coding sequence ATGCCATCAGCTATTTCCGCCGTCACGTTTGACCTCGACGGCCTGATGTTCAATACCGAGATGCTCTACGAGCGCGTGATGCGCCAACTGCTGGAAAAACGGTGCAAGCCGTTTCAGCAAGAGTTGCTCGATAAAATGATGGGGCGCCCCGGAATCATTGCCCTCGGCATTCTCCGCGAGTGGCACGGCTTGGAAGAAACCGTCGAAGACATCTACGCCGATTCCGATTCGATCTTTCTCGACCTGCTCGACCGCGAACTCGCCCCCATGCCGGGACTGGTAGAACTGCTAGACGCGCTCGAAGCCAACCACATTCCCAAAGCCATCGCCACCAGCAGCCGAGCGCCGGTCGTTTATCGCATGCTCGACCACTTCGGCTGGCGGCCGCGGTTTAAATTCATTCTCACCTCGGCCGATGTCCTCCACGGCAAACCGAATCCTGAGATCTACTTGAAAGCTGCCGCCCAGCACGGCATCGAGCCGGCTGCGATGCTCGTGCTCGAAGACAGCCACAATGGCTGCCGCGCCGCGATCGATTCCGGCGCACACGCCGTGGCTGTTCCCGGCGATCACAGCCGCCGTCATGACTTCACCGGTGCGCAGCTCATCGCCGATACGCTCGCCGATCGGCGGATCTATCAGTTGCTAGGGATCCACTAG
- a CDS encoding DinB family protein, protein MNAKDIIRATINMGHFICNGYLADLSDADLMLRAAPGVNHINWQLGHLIAAEHHYGNMVSGGKMPPLPAGFAEKYGKDAAANDDPAAFCTKEELLRVAAEQRAVTLATLEAISDADLDNQTGIPYCPTQGEQLAMQGTHWLMHCGQWAVVRRQLGKPPLF, encoded by the coding sequence ATGAACGCCAAAGACATCATCCGCGCCACCATCAACATGGGTCACTTCATTTGCAACGGCTACCTCGCCGATCTGAGCGATGCTGACCTCATGTTGCGGGCCGCTCCCGGGGTGAATCACATCAACTGGCAACTGGGCCATTTGATCGCTGCTGAGCATCACTACGGCAACATGGTCTCCGGTGGAAAGATGCCGCCGCTCCCTGCTGGGTTCGCCGAAAAATATGGCAAAGATGCGGCTGCCAACGACGACCCCGCCGCCTTTTGCACCAAGGAAGAACTCCTCCGCGTCGCCGCCGAGCAACGGGCCGTCACTCTCGCGACGCTCGAAGCCATCAGCGACGCCGATCTCGACAATCAAACCGGCATTCCCTACTGCCCGACCCAAGGTGAACAACTCGCCATGCAGGGAACTCACTGGCTGATGCATTGTGGCCAATGGGCCGTGGTCCGCCGGCAATTAGGCAAACCGCCGCTGTTCTAA
- the deoC gene encoding deoxyribose-phosphate aldolase yields MTYTYADLAKMIDHSLLQPTMTVADLEAGCKLAVAYDCASVCIMPYYLKRCAELLAGSTVVPSTTIGFPHGGHTTAMKIAEAKQALADGGRELDMVVNISQVLSGAWDYVKADIKGVVDCAHAAGAKVKVIFENCYLKDEHKIKLCEICGEVAADWVKTSTGYGTGGATIEDLMLMRKHSPAHVQVKAAGAVRDVDTLLKVRETGATRCGASRTKEMLDDVRRRLNLAPITGIQAGAVSGY; encoded by the coding sequence ATGACCTACACCTACGCCGATCTCGCCAAAATGATCGATCACAGCCTCCTCCAGCCGACGATGACCGTCGCCGATCTGGAAGCCGGCTGCAAACTGGCCGTGGCATACGACTGCGCCAGCGTTTGCATCATGCCGTACTACCTCAAGCGGTGCGCCGAACTCCTCGCCGGTTCGACGGTCGTGCCGAGCACCACCATCGGCTTTCCTCACGGCGGCCACACCACCGCGATGAAAATCGCCGAAGCCAAGCAAGCCCTCGCCGACGGCGGTCGCGAGCTCGATATGGTCGTCAACATCAGCCAGGTGCTGAGCGGTGCGTGGGATTATGTGAAGGCCGACATCAAGGGTGTTGTCGACTGTGCCCACGCAGCCGGCGCCAAGGTGAAGGTCATCTTCGAGAACTGCTACCTCAAGGATGAGCACAAAATCAAGCTCTGCGAAATCTGCGGCGAAGTCGCTGCCGATTGGGTAAAGACTTCGACCGGCTACGGCACGGGGGGCGCGACGATCGAAGATCTGATGCTGATGCGCAAGCACTCCCCCGCGCATGTGCAAGTGAAAGCCGCCGGCGCCGTGCGTGATGTCGATACCCTGCTGAAAGTGCGCGAGACCGGCGCAACTCGCTGCGGCGCTAGTCGTACCAAGGAAATGCTCGACGATGTCCGCCGCCGCCTGAATCTTGCCCCCATCACCGGTATCCAAGCCGGCGCGGTGAGCGGTTACTAG
- a CDS encoding NUDIX hydrolase, translated as MPDELLLKTERFSVVRDSFVTSSGKTKSREIVRHPGAVVIVPRLADGSVCLIRNFRLSVRQTLIELPAGTLEAGISPLEQARRELIEETGYRAGAIKELHSFYLSPGILDERMHLFLATDLVAGDTALELGEEISNLVVPWEEAIAMIFRGDIQDAKTIASLLYVQHAAKE; from the coding sequence ATGCCCGATGAACTTTTGCTGAAGACCGAGCGCTTTTCCGTGGTCCGCGATTCGTTTGTGACCAGCAGCGGAAAAACGAAGAGTCGAGAGATTGTCCGTCATCCCGGCGCGGTGGTGATCGTGCCGCGATTGGCCGATGGAAGCGTTTGTCTGATTCGTAATTTTCGGCTTTCAGTGCGCCAAACACTGATCGAGCTGCCGGCAGGAACCCTCGAGGCGGGCATTTCGCCGCTGGAGCAAGCCCGGCGAGAACTGATCGAAGAAACCGGCTATCGTGCCGGCGCGATCAAGGAATTGCACTCGTTTTATCTCTCGCCCGGAATTCTCGACGAGCGAATGCATCTGTTCCTCGCGACGGATCTCGTGGCTGGTGATACCGCGCTCGAACTTGGCGAAGAAATCAGCAACCTCGTCGTGCCCTGGGAAGAGGCCATCGCGATGATCTTCCGTGGCGACATTCAGGATGCGAAGACCATCGCCTCGCTGCTGTATGTGCAGCATGCGGCGAAGGAGTAG